From one Staphylococcus kloosii genomic stretch:
- a CDS encoding 5'-3' exonuclease — protein sequence MSNKVLLVDGMALLFRHFYATSLHNQFMKNSQGIPTNGVQGFVRHVFTALNEINPTHVAVCWDMGQQTFRNEMFEGYKQNRPAPPEELIPQFDFVKEVSEQFGFVNVGVTNYEADDVIGTLAHHLSEDNEIYVVTGDRDILQCINSNVEIWLTKKGFNIYNRYTLDRFVDEYGVEPKQLIDIKAFMGDSADGYPGVKGIGEKTAIKLIQQYGSVENVIAAIDELTAGQQKKINADLANLKISKTLAQIHTEVPLNIAQLLPAMQFGTSLTNALDVCKEHELYVSGKYLATHFK from the coding sequence ATGTCTAACAAAGTTTTACTCGTTGATGGGATGGCTTTACTATTTCGTCACTTTTATGCAACGAGTTTACACAATCAATTTATGAAAAATTCTCAAGGTATTCCTACAAATGGTGTGCAAGGGTTCGTACGCCACGTTTTTACAGCGTTAAATGAAATTAATCCTACACATGTAGCTGTTTGTTGGGATATGGGGCAACAGACATTCAGAAATGAAATGTTTGAAGGTTACAAACAAAATAGACCTGCACCACCAGAAGAATTAATTCCACAATTTGATTTTGTCAAAGAAGTATCAGAGCAATTCGGTTTTGTTAACGTAGGTGTGACTAATTATGAAGCGGATGATGTAATAGGAACATTGGCACATCATCTTTCCGAAGACAACGAAATTTATGTTGTGACTGGCGATAGAGATATTTTGCAATGTATAAATTCAAACGTTGAAATATGGTTAACGAAAAAAGGATTTAATATTTACAACCGCTATACTCTAGACCGCTTCGTTGATGAGTATGGTGTCGAGCCAAAACAATTAATAGACATTAAGGCCTTTATGGGAGATAGCGCAGATGGTTATCCGGGAGTAAAAGGTATTGGTGAAAAAACAGCAATTAAGTTAATACAACAATACGGTTCTGTAGAAAATGTTATTGCAGCAATTGACGAATTAACGGCTGGACAACAAAAGAAAATCAACGCAGACTTAGCTAATTTAAAAATTTCTAAAACATTAGCTCAAATTCACACAGAGGTGCCATTAAATATCGCACAATTATTGCCAGCAATGCAATTTGGCACATCATTAACAAATGCATTAGATGTGTGTAAAGAACATGAATTGTATGTGTCTGGTAAATATTTAGCCACACATTTCAAATAA
- a CDS encoding ribonuclease HI family protein, translating to MAKIYFDAATGGNPGLSSCAVVIVTEDERYVFEKDLGILDNHSAEWAAFEFALHCAIDLKIDNALVFTDSKLIEDSVNREQVKNDKFKPYLNKTLALANKFELMFVKWVPRNQNKEANHHAQQALYKNTQQEKKRK from the coding sequence TTGGCTAAAATATATTTTGATGCAGCAACTGGAGGTAATCCTGGATTAAGTAGTTGTGCTGTCGTAATCGTTACAGAAGACGAACGCTACGTATTTGAAAAAGATTTAGGTATATTAGATAATCATAGCGCTGAATGGGCTGCATTCGAGTTCGCATTGCATTGTGCAATTGATTTGAAAATAGACAATGCTTTAGTTTTTACTGATTCAAAATTAATAGAAGATAGTGTTAATAGAGAGCAAGTAAAAAATGATAAATTCAAACCTTACTTGAATAAAACATTAGCCCTTGCAAATAAGTTTGAGTTAATGTTTGTTAAATGGGTTCCCCGTAATCAAAATAAAGAAGCAAATCATCATGCTCAACAAGCACTATATAAAAATACACAACAAGAAAAGAAGCGGAAATGA
- a CDS encoding RBBP9/YdeN family alpha/beta hydrolase: MKNLFIIHGYKANTESHWFQWLKSSMMRYGYTTEIIPLPNSAQPKYKAWSQTLDDYLSHKLTNETIIVAHSLGVITTLDYLSHHANETHIKGLFLISGFNEQLPNIPELNHFITQTDISLNNINAHTIKVIGATADPIVNIDATRRLSSSLGIDTIEIPHEGHFLASEGYTTFEFLLEQINRLLNKKRD, from the coding sequence ATGAAAAATTTATTTATAATTCATGGTTATAAAGCCAATACTGAAAGCCATTGGTTTCAATGGTTAAAATCCTCTATGATGCGATATGGTTATACGACAGAAATTATACCATTACCCAACTCTGCACAACCAAAATACAAGGCGTGGTCACAAACACTAGACGATTACTTAAGTCATAAATTAACTAATGAAACTATAATCGTCGCGCATAGCTTAGGTGTTATCACTACATTAGATTATTTATCACATCACGCTAATGAAACACATATCAAAGGATTGTTTCTTATCTCTGGATTTAATGAGCAATTACCAAATATACCTGAATTAAATCACTTTATTACTCAGACAGATATTTCATTAAACAATATTAACGCGCATACTATAAAGGTAATAGGCGCAACTGCAGATCCAATAGTTAATATAGATGCGACGCGTAGATTGTCTTCTTCCTTAGGCATTGATACCATAGAAATTCCACATGAAGGGCATTTTTTAGCAAGTGAAGGTTATACAACATTTGAATTCTTATTAGAGCAAATTAATCGTTTATTAAATAAAAAAAGAGATTGA
- a CDS encoding queuosine precursor transporter: MFNELFGIFTFIVTFVLLIIMYRVFGKHGLLAWVAIGTIIANIQVIKTIDLFSISATLGNVMFASIYLATDILNDIYGRKVAKRAVWLGFSSTLVMIIVMQLSLHFTPSPVDTSQHALETIFNVVPRIALGSIIAYIIGQHLDVMIFSLIKKVFSSDRTFIIRAYGSTLFSNIIDTALFVLIAFAGSMPNAAVFEIFITTYVLKLLSTIFNVPFGYIAKSMYRKGKITSKDEGY; this comes from the coding sequence ATGTTTAACGAGTTATTTGGTATCTTTACTTTTATCGTTACCTTTGTATTATTAATAATTATGTACAGAGTGTTTGGGAAACACGGATTACTTGCCTGGGTAGCTATAGGGACAATTATAGCTAATATACAAGTAATCAAAACGATTGATTTATTTTCTATTTCAGCTACTTTAGGTAATGTAATGTTTGCTTCAATTTATTTAGCGACAGACATCCTGAATGATATTTATGGTCGAAAAGTAGCAAAAAGAGCTGTGTGGTTAGGATTTAGTTCAACATTAGTAATGATTATCGTTATGCAATTATCATTACACTTTACGCCTTCCCCAGTTGATACGTCACAACACGCTTTAGAAACAATATTTAATGTTGTTCCACGAATCGCATTAGGATCTATTATCGCCTATATTATAGGACAACATCTAGACGTTATGATATTCTCACTTATTAAAAAAGTATTCAGTTCAGATAGAACTTTTATTATAAGAGCCTATGGTAGTACTTTATTTAGTAATATTATAGATACAGCATTATTTGTCTTAATTGCATTTGCAGGTTCAATGCCTAACGCTGCAGTATTTGAAATTTTCATTACAACTTACGTATTGAAACTATTATCTACAATATTTAACGTGCCTTTTGGTTATATTGCAAAATCTATGTATCGTAAAGGCAAAATTACAAGTAAAGACGAAGGCTATTAA
- a CDS encoding zinc-finger domain-containing protein, with translation MAILTYSEKEAIAAIDNLMNTYCHQCMLKAHNRKEHGKTYAHHFCINECSIGIQIKQIGNNLQ, from the coding sequence ATAGCAATTCTAACTTATTCAGAAAAAGAAGCTATTGCAGCAATTGATAACTTAATGAATACTTACTGCCATCAATGTATGCTGAAAGCTCATAATAGAAAAGAACATGGTAAAACTTATGCACATCATTTTTGCATAAATGAATGTTCAATCGGCATACAAATTAAACAAATTGGAAATAACTTACAATAG
- a CDS encoding conserved virulence factor C family protein produces the protein MEIVRVEPTPSPNTMKIVLSEKREDNKSNTYTTVKEGQPQFINDLLALDDVKSIFHVMDFLAVDKQPKADWEEVLPQITSTLNDEIGETEEATPDEHFGEIQAEVLMFKGIPYQIKLTNNEEEKRKQLPEVYVDSMLAAQKENDNVVFLRKWEDFGIRYGEFDDIMSEISDEITAMYPQEQLDKLVSDAQATDIVVPEKVYTHVTLEEYNSAENWKDRLRMLKQFPTPTLEDLPLLGSVLSDEEKAPLRREAVVLLGMLEDEQVLPYLYKGLNDKSPGVRRTAGDCLSDLGFKQALPEMEKALDDPQKIVRWRAAMFLFDEGGPEQLDSLKAHIDDNAYEVKLQIEMAISRIENGDEALGSVWKQIANRNNK, from the coding sequence ATGGAAATAGTACGCGTAGAACCTACACCAAGTCCAAATACAATGAAAATAGTACTAAGTGAAAAAAGAGAAGATAATAAATCAAATACTTATACAACAGTAAAAGAAGGGCAACCTCAATTTATAAATGATTTATTAGCTTTAGACGACGTTAAATCAATTTTTCATGTTATGGACTTTTTAGCAGTGGATAAACAACCTAAAGCTGACTGGGAAGAAGTATTACCTCAAATTACCTCTACTTTAAATGACGAGATAGGTGAAACGGAAGAAGCAACGCCAGACGAACATTTTGGTGAAATCCAAGCTGAAGTTTTAATGTTCAAAGGTATACCATATCAAATCAAACTAACTAATAACGAAGAGGAAAAACGTAAGCAATTGCCAGAAGTATATGTAGATAGTATGCTTGCGGCACAAAAAGAAAATGATAATGTTGTCTTTCTAAGAAAGTGGGAAGACTTTGGTATAAGATATGGTGAATTTGATGATATCATGTCAGAAATCAGCGATGAAATTACTGCGATGTATCCACAAGAACAACTAGACAAATTAGTAAGTGATGCACAAGCAACTGACATTGTTGTGCCTGAGAAAGTTTATACTCATGTTACATTGGAAGAGTATAATAGCGCTGAAAATTGGAAAGATAGATTGCGCATGTTAAAACAATTTCCAACACCAACATTAGAAGATTTACCATTACTAGGTAGTGTATTAAGCGATGAAGAAAAAGCGCCATTGAGACGTGAAGCGGTTGTACTTTTAGGTATGCTTGAAGATGAACAAGTGTTACCTTATTTATATAAAGGATTAAATGATAAAAGCCCTGGCGTACGACGCACAGCAGGTGATTGCCTTAGTGATTTAGGCTTTAAACAAGCATTACCAGAAATGGAAAAGGCACTAGATGATCCACAGAAAATAGTACGCTGGAGAGCGGCAATGTTTTTATTTGATGAAGGTGGACCAGAACAGTTAGATAGCTTGAAAGCACACATCGATGATAATGCCTATGAAGTTAAATTACAGATTGAAATGGCTATTTCTCGTATCGAAAATGGCGATGAGGCACTTGGTTCTGTATGGAAGCAGATTGCCAATAGAAACAATAAATAG
- the brxA gene encoding bacilliredoxin BrxA: MNAYEAYMNELATQMREELTSHDFVSLETPDAVKEHMDNVPEDETTFVVINSTCGCAAGLARPAAVTVAEQNDNKPQHKVTVFAGQDKEATQEMRDYIQQVPSSPSYALFKGTELKHFIPREHIEGRDIQDICMDIKDAFDEHCS, encoded by the coding sequence ATGAACGCTTATGAAGCATATATGAATGAGTTAGCGACACAAATGCGAGAAGAATTAACTTCTCATGACTTTGTTAGTTTAGAAACACCAGACGCAGTTAAAGAACATATGGATAATGTACCAGAAGATGAAACGACATTTGTCGTAATCAATTCAACTTGTGGTTGCGCAGCGGGATTAGCACGACCTGCAGCAGTTACTGTTGCTGAGCAAAATGACAATAAACCTCAGCACAAAGTTACTGTTTTCGCCGGTCAAGATAAAGAAGCGACTCAAGAAATGAGAGATTATATACAACAAGTACCTTCAAGTCCATCTTATGCACTATTTAAAGGGACTGAACTTAAACATTTTATTCCGAGAGAACATATTGAAGGTCGCGACATACAAGATATCTGCATGGATATTAAAGATGCATTCGATGAACATTGTTCATAA